Proteins encoded within one genomic window of Brassica rapa cultivar Chiifu-401-42 chromosome A09, CAAS_Brap_v3.01, whole genome shotgun sequence:
- the LOC103842850 gene encoding putative rRNA methylase YtqB, producing the protein MAAGLFRAEMSMLSSTLARSFSIPFRKTLSSFDSRIATQRNSLPRTRHSRVASLSSSSPSHPRNFPLPGIEDVFVGYLFGRKKATEVAHVVWEQVIQKGDMVIDATCGNGNDTLAMLKMVTDESDCCGGCVYAMDIQKDAIESTSCLLDQTLGSEEKERVKLFNMCHSKMEEIVPENSSVRMVAFNLGYLPGGNKSIITASNTTVLALKAAERVLMPGGLISLVVYIGHPGGREELEVVEAFGSSLPVSDWVCCKLQMLNRPLAPVLVFMFKREK; encoded by the exons ATGGCGGCTGGGTTGTTTCGAGCTGAGATGTCAATGTTATCCTCCACGTTGGCGCGCTCATTCTCCATTCCCTTCCGCAAAACGCTATCCTCCTTCGATTCCCGAATCGCAACGCAAAGAAACTCTCTACCCAGAACTCGGCATTCTCGTGTTGCTTCTCTCAGCTCATCGTCTCCTTCGCATCCACGAAATTTTCCACTTCCAG GGATAGAAGATGTCTTTGTTGGTTATCTATTTGGGAGGAAGAAGGCAACAGAAGTAGCTCATGT TGTGTGGGAGCAGGTAATCCAAAAGGGTGATATGGTCATTGACGCTACATGTGGAAACGGCAACGATACTTTAGCGATGTTGAAGATGGTTACGGATGAATCTGATTGCTGTGGTGGATGTGTCTATGCGATGGACATTCAAAAAGATGCCATTGAGAGCACTTCTTGTTTGTTAGATCAAACCCTTGGCTCAGAAGAG AAGGAACGGGTGAAACTCTTTAACATGTGTCACAGTAAGATGGAAGAGATTGTTCCTGAAAATTCTAGTGTGAG GATGGTTGCATTCAATCTGGGGTATCTTCCAGGTGGAAACAAGTCGATAATCACTGCCTCGAATACAACAGTATTGGCATTGAAGGCCGCTGAAAGAGTCTTGATGCCTGGTGGTCTCATAAGCTTGGTAGTTTACATTGGTCATCCTGGTGGAAG gGAAGAGTTAGAAGTGGTTGAAGCTTTTGGGTCGAGTTTACCGGTTAGTGATTGGGTCTGCTGCAAGTTGCAAATGTTGAACCGACCTTTAGCGCCGGTTCTTGTTTTCATGTTCAAGAGAGAAAAGTGA
- the LOC103842851 gene encoding metacaspase-8 — MAKKALLIGINYPGTAVELRGCVNDVRRMQKCLIDRYGFSNKDITVLIDTDKTSIQPTGKNIREALKKLIAEGEPGDVLVFHYSGHGTRLPTEEGLFDATDYDECITPCDMNLITDNEFRDMVAEVKKGCLLTIISDSCHSGGLIEEAKEQIGESYVNKPRSRIVTFLVSIVRSLLTTCGISSNDSQRGSGGGHDSFTRESELEDGETVDMKTRYLPLDSYITLLKEQTGQTDIKYGKIRQTLVKVFGQDSSPNVMLSNSMKRNAHRGLLSMFVGKREVNTDGAGSEVKSKHPNNGILLSGCQTDQRSEDVYVTRTGKSYGAFSDAIQTILSGTRQEITNKEMVLRAREILKKQKFGQRPGLYCHDRYVNIPFIC; from the exons ATGGCAAAGAAAGCGCTTTTGATCGGCATCAACTACCCTGGAACCGCCGTCGAGCTACGTGGCTGTGTCAACGACGTCCGTCGCATGCAGAAGTGTCTCATCGACCGTTATGGATTCTCAAACAAGGACATAACGGTTCTGATCGACACAGACAAAACCAGCATCCAACCCACCGGCAAGAACATCCGCGAGGCTCTCAAGAAACTCATCGCTGAAGGAGAACCCGGTGATGTTTTAGTGTTCCATTACAGTGGACATGGCACGAGACTCCCAACAGAAGAAGGATTGTTCGACGCAACAGATTATGATGAGTGTATCACTCCTTGCGATATGAATCTGATCACAG ACAATGAGTTTAGAGACATGGTGGCAGAGGTGAAAAAGGGATGTCTGCTGACGATAATCTCGGACTCTTGTCACAGTGGTGGTCTCATAGAGGAAGCAAAAGAACAGATCGGGGAGAGCTACGTGAACAAGCCAAGATCTAGAATTGTTACTTTCTTGGTTAGCATTGTAAGGAGTTTGCTAACGACTTGTGGAATATCCTCGAATGATTCTCAGAGAGGAAGTGGAGGAGGCCACGATAGTTTCACTAGAGAGAGCGAGTTAGAGGACGGCGAGACAGTAGATATGAAAACAAGATATCTACCTCTCGATAGTTACATAACTCTTCTCAAGGAACAAACCGGACAAACCGATATCAAATATGGGAAAATCAGACAAACACTTGTTAAAGTGTTCGGCCAAGACTCAAGTCCGAATGTTATGCTCTCTAATTCGATGAAAAGAAATGCTCACAGAGGATTGCTAAGTATGTTCGTAGGCAAGCGCGAGGTTAATACAGATGGTGCAGGATCTGAAGTTAAAAGTAAGCATCCCAACAACGGTATTTTGTTAAGTGGGTGTCAAACAGATCAGAGATCAGAGGATGTATACGTGACAAGAACTGGAAAATCATATGGAGCGTTCAGTGACGCAATTCAGACAATATTGTCGGGGACGAGACAGGAAATAACGAACAAAGAGATGGTTTTGAGAGCTAGAGAGATTCTCAAGAAACAAAAGTTTGGTCAACGGCCAGGTTTATATTGTCATGACCGTTATGTTAATATCCCATTTATTTGCTAA
- the LOC103842852 gene encoding putative ALA-interacting subunit 4, translating into MSFSATSSIALGGGSPEASAAKITSKRPKYSRFTQQELPACKPILTPKWVILTFLVSGVVFIPLGAICLFASQGVIEIVDQYDIDCIPLSFRDNKVRYIQGIEDKRCNRTITVTKTMKNPVYVYYQLENYYQNHRRYVKSRQDGQLRSPKDENDVKSCAPEDTVGGEPIVPCGLVAWSLFNDTYDFTRNNQKLSVNKKDISWKSDRDSKFGKNVFPKNFQKGFPIGGKSLDPKIPLSEQEDLIVWMRTAALPIFRKLYGKIDTDLEAGDTINVLLQNNYNTYSFNGKKKLVLSTTSWLGGRNDFLGIAYLTVGSICLSLAVFFSVLYLAKPRQLGDPSYLSWNRSAGGGR; encoded by the exons ATGAGCTTCTCTGCAACGTCCTCAATTGCCTTGGGCGGTGGATCCCCTGAGGCTTCTGCTGCCAAAATCACCTCAAAGCGTCCGAAAT ATTCAAGATTTACACAACAGGAGCTTCCAGCATGCAAACCAATTCTTACTCCAAAATGG GTGATTCTGACCTTTCTTGTCTCCGGGGTTGTCTTTATCCCTCTCGGAGCGATTTGCCTGTTTGCGTCTCAGGGT GTCATCGAAATTGTTGATCAATATGACATAGACTGCATTCCATTATCCTTTAGAGACAACAAAGTGAGGTACATACAGGGCATAGAAGATAAGAGGTGTAACAGAACAATAACG GTGACAAAAACTATGAAGAATCCTGTCTATGTATATTACCAGCTTGAGAACTATTACCAAAATCATCGACG GTATGTGAAAAGTCGACAAGATGGACAATTGAGAAGTCCAAAAGATGAAAACGATGTGAAATCATGTGCGCCAGAGGATACAGTAGGTGGTGAACCTATTGTCCCTTGTGGTCTTGTTGCTTGGAGTTTGTTCAATGATACTTATGACTTCACTAGAAACAACCAAAAACTATCTGTGAATAAGAAAGACATCTCATGGAAAAGCGATAGAGATTCAAAGTTTGGTAAAAACGTCTTCCCCAAAAATTTCCAGAAAGGATTTCCCATCGGCGGTAAAAGTCTTGATCCAAAGATTCCA TTGAGTGAGCAAGAAGACTTAATAGTGTGGATGAGAACTGCAGCTCTACCAATATTTAGAAAGCTGTATGGTAAAATAGACACTGATCTTGAAGCTGGAGATACCATAAACGTGTTGTTGCAGAACAATTACAACACTTATAGTTTCAATGGAAAGAAAAAGCTTGTGCTATCTACCACTAGCTGGCTTGGTGGAAGAAATGATTTCCTTGGGATTGCTTATTTAACTGTTGGTAGCATATGCTTGTCCTTGGCTGTTTTCTTCTCCGTCCTGTATCTAGCAAAGCCAAG GCAACTGGGAGATCCATCTTACTTGTCATGGAACAGGAGTGCTGGAGGTGGACGATGA
- the LOC103842853 gene encoding metal tolerance protein 10, whose protein sequence is MATEHITRKADEYSVELLPSDDDAPPPLSSSWRLSLETFRLPSSLSSTGRHDGRTRFSRYFRTPRKERKVYEYYKKQERLLEGFNEMETIHETGFTSGAPTEEEMKKLAKSERLAVHISNATNLVLFVAKVYASMESRSMAVIASTLDSLLDLLSGFILWFTANAMSKPNHFHYPIGKRRMQPVGIIVFASVMATLGLQVLLESGRQLASKNGIHMNSTEEKWMIGIMVSLTIIKFLLMLYCRGFQNEIVRAYAQDHFFDVVTNSIGLATAVLAVKFYWWIDPSGAILIALYTIGTWARTVLENVHSLIGRSAPPEFLTKLTFLIWNHHEQIKHIDTVRAYTFGSHYFVEVDIVLPEDMRLQEAHNIGETLQEKLEQLAEVERAFVHIDFEFTHRPEHKCN, encoded by the exons ATGGCGACGGAGCATATAACCCGTAAGGCAGATGAATACAGTGTCGAGCTTTTACCTAGCGACGACGATGCGCCGCCGCCGCTTTCATCATCGTGGCGTCTCAGCCTCGAGACATTTCGACTTCCTTCTTCACTTTCGTCCACTGGCCGTCACGACGGTCGTACACGCTTCTCTCGTTACTTCCGTACTCCCA GAAAGGAACGTAAAGTGTATGAATACTACAAAAAGCAAGAGAGGCTCCTCGAGGGTTTCAATGAGATGGAGACTATCCACGAAACCGGTTTTACATCTGGAGCTCCAACTGAG GAAGAAATGAAGAAGCTTGCAAAGAGTGAGAGACTGGCTGTTCACATCTCAAACGCTACAAATTTAGTGCTCTTTGTGGCAAAGGTTTATGCCTCTATGGAGAGTAGATCCATGGCTGTGATTGCTTCAACTTTGGACTCTCTCTTGGATCTTTTGTCTGGTTTTATTCTGTGGTTTACAGCTAATGCCATGAGCAAACCAAACCACTTTCATTATCCTATAGGCAAACGACGCATGCAGCCTGTG GGCATCATTGTGTTTGCTTCGGTGATGGCAACTCTTGGACTGCAAGTTTTGCTAGAATCAGGAAGGCAACTAGCCTCCAAG AATGGTATTCATATGAATAGCACAGAGGAGAAATGGATGATCGGGATCATGGTCTCTCTCACCATCATTAAGTTCTTACTCATGCTTTACTGCAGGGGATTTCAGAATGAAATAGTTAGGGCCTATGCTCAGGATCACTTCTTTGACGTTGTGACTAATTCAATTGGCTTAGCAACAGCCGTCTTGGCTGTCAAATTCTACTGGTGGATTGATCCCTCTGGTGCTATACTT ATCGCTTTGTACACCATAGGAACATGGGCAAGAACCGTACTAGAGAACGTCCATTCACTGATAGGACGCTCTGCGCCGCCAGAGTTCTTGACGAAACTGACATTCTTGATATGGAACCATCACGAACAAATCAAGCATATTGACACAGTCAGGGCTTATACGTTTGGGTCACACTACTTTGTGGAGGTGGACATTGTTTTGCCAGAGGACATGAGACTGCAAGAGGCTCACAATATCGGAGAGACACTTCAGGAGAAGCTCGAGCAACTTGCTGAAGTGGAACGAGCTTTTGTTCACATAGACTTTGAGTTCACTCATCGTCCTGAACACAAGTGTAATTAG
- the LOC103842854 gene encoding DEAD-box ATP-dependent RNA helicase 36 — translation MEEPTSSSEECGITIIAKPRKKTLNPQTQLPKLDPTPQFEKFTSTDATTSASNFESLGLSEWASETCKELGMRKPTPVQTHCIPKILSGRDVLGLAQTGSGKTAAFALPILNRLAEDPYGVFALVVTPTRELAFQLAEQFKALGSCLNLRCCVIVGGMDMLTQTRSLISRPHVVITTPGRIKVLLENNPDVPPVFSRTKFLVLDEADRVLDVGFQDELRTIFNCLPKTRQTLLFSATMTSNLQTLLEHSSNKAYFYEAYEGLKTVDTLKQQYIFIDKDAKELYLVHILSQMEDKEIRSAMIFVSTCRTCQRLSLMLEELEVENAALHSLNSQSLRLSALSKFKSGKVPILLATDVASRGLDIPTVDLVINYDIPRYPRDYVHRVGRTARAGRGGLAVSIITETDVNLIHEIEAEVGKQMELYNYREITDSLEVTKVSKAKRVAMMKMLDDGFEDKVKDRRKLKRKTLADKGMLKKRSKTRKSAEEK, via the exons ATGGAAGAACCCACGTCGTCTTCAGAAGAATGCGGAATCACAATCATCGCCAAACCCCGCaaaaaaaccctaaacccccaaACCCAACTCCCAAAACTCGACCCCACTCCCCAATTCGAGAAATTCACAAGCACCGACGCCACCACATCCGCCTCCAACTTCGAATCCCTCGGACTATCCGAGTGGGCCTCCGAGACCTGCAAGGAGCTCGGCATGCGCAAACCCACTCCGGTCCAGACCCACTGCATCCCCAAGATCCTATCCGGACGAGACGTCTTGGGCCTCGCGCAAACCGGTAGCGGCAAAACGGCGGCGTTTGCGTTGCCGATACTCAACCGCCTCGCGGAAGATCCTTACGGAGTGTTCGCGCTCGTGGTGACGCCTACGAGAGAGCTGGCGTTCCAGCTCGCTGAGCAGTTTAAGGCGTTGGGGTCGTGTTTGAATCTGCGGTGCTGTGTGATTGTGGGAGGGATGGATATGCTGACGCAGACGAGGAGCTTGATCTCGCGGCCTCATGTTGTGATTACGACGCCTGGGAGGATTAAGGTTTTGCTTGAGAATAATCCTGATGTTCCTCCTGTCTTCTCTAGAACTAAG TTCTTGGTGCTGGATGAGGCGGATAGAGTTCTTGATGTTGGTTTCCAAGACGAGTTGCGCACCATCTTTAACTGCTTGCCCAAAACTAGACAGACGTTGCTGTTCTCTGCTACGATGACGAGTAACTTACAGACTTTGCTTGAGCATTCTTCAAACAAAGCTTACTTCTATGAAGCCTACGAAGGGCTAAAGACCGTTGATACGCTGAAGCAGCAGTACATTTTCATAGACAAAGATGCGAAAGAGCTGTACCTTGTGCACATCTTGTCGCAAATGGAAGACAAGGAGATTCGATCAGCCATGATTTTTGTCTCCACTTGCAG GACATGTCAAAGGTTGAGTCTTATGCTTGAAGAGCTCGAAGTGGAGAATGCAGCTTTGCATTCACTGAACTCTCAGTCTTTGCGACTCTCTGCGCTCAGTAAATTCAAGTCCGGGAAAGTACCGATACTGCTTGCCACTGATGTAGCCAGCCGTGGATTGGATATTCCTACTGTTGACCTTGTAATCAATTATGACATTCCCAG ATATCCGAGGGATTATGTTCATCGTGTTGGACGTACAGCTAGAGCTGGTAGAGGAGGACTGGCTGTAAGCATTATCACTGAG ACCGATGTGAACCTTATTCATGAAATAGAAGCGGAAGTTGGAAAACAGATGGAACTGTACAACTACAGAGAAATCACTGACAGTTTAGAAGTCACAAAG GTATCAAAAGCTAAAAGGGTGGCAATGATGAAGATGCTAGACGACGGATTTGAAGACAAGGTCAAAGACCGGAGGAAACTGAAGCGTAAGACACTCGCGGATAAAGGGATGCTGAAGAAACGGAGCAAAACGAGAAAATCCGCAGAAGAAAAGTGA